CTGGGCCTGGGGCCGATCGGCGACATGAGCTGCCGCATCGCCGCCCACCGCGGCGCCGACACCGTCATCGGCGTCGACCTCGTACCGGAACGCCTGGACCGTGCCCGCCGCCGCGGTGTCCACGCCCTGGACGTCCGGCAGGGCGCCGACGACCTCGCGGACGCCGTGCGCGAACTCACCGGCGGCCGCGGCCCCGACGCCGTGATCGACGCGGTCGGGATGGAAGCCCACGGCAGCCGCGTCGCGGCGGCCGTCCAGGGCGCGACCACACTCCTGCCGGACGCCCTGGCCGGCGCACTGATGAAACGCGTCGGGATCGACCGGCTCGCCGCGCTCCACACCGCGATCGACCTCGTCCGCCGCGGCGGCACCGTCTCCGTGTCGGGCGTGTACGGTGGCGCCGCCGACCCGATGCCCCTGCTGACGATGTTCGACAAACAGCTCACGCTGCGCATGGGACAGGCCAACGTGCGGCGCTGGGTCGATGACATCCTGCCGCTGCTCACCGACCAGGATCCGCTGGGCGTGGAGGACTTCGCGACCCACCGGCTGCCGCTGGAGGAGGCACCCGACGCGTACGAGATGTTCAGCAAGAAGGAGGACGGCGCCGTCAAGGTGCTCTTCACGCCATGACCGCTCCGGAGCGTGTCCGGGCCGGCCGGCCGGCCGCCGTCCCGGGCCCGCCTCCGGCAGCGCACGCCGCACGCCCCACGCATCCCCGGCGCCCCGCGGGGA
This DNA window, taken from Streptomyces sp. TN58, encodes the following:
- a CDS encoding zinc-dependent alcohol dehydrogenase, with protein sequence MRALTWQGKRDVRVDTVPDPAIRDGDDIIVKITTTGLCGSDLHLYEVLGAFIDPGDILGHEPMGVVAEAGADVTALKPGDRVVVPFNISCGTCHMCTRGLHSQCETTQVREHGTGASLFGYTKLYGQVPGGQAEYLRVPFANALPVKVPDGPPDERFVYLSDVLPTAWQAVEYAGVPPGGSVAVLGLGPIGDMSCRIAAHRGADTVIGVDLVPERLDRARRRGVHALDVRQGADDLADAVRELTGGRGPDAVIDAVGMEAHGSRVAAAVQGATTLLPDALAGALMKRVGIDRLAALHTAIDLVRRGGTVSVSGVYGGAADPMPLLTMFDKQLTLRMGQANVRRWVDDILPLLTDQDPLGVEDFATHRLPLEEAPDAYEMFSKKEDGAVKVLFTP